The following coding sequences lie in one Sedimentibacter sp. MB35-C1 genomic window:
- a CDS encoding RNA polymerase sigma factor produces the protein MNKEKTNIDLESISEYSLYNPENDFTEKFGVSEIEETLNYMPEPYKSILIYRYVYDEVTYEEIAIALNINAKNIRV, from the coding sequence ATCAATAAAGAAAAAACAAATATTGACTTAGAAAGCATTTCGGAGTACAGTTTATACAACCCAGAAAATGATTTCACTGAAAAATTTGGAGTTTCAGAAATAGAAGAAACCTTAAATTATATGCCAGAACCATATAAATCTATCTTGATTTACAGATATGTATATGATGAAGTCACTTACGAAGAAATAGCAATAGCTTTAAATATAAACGCTAAAAACATTCGTGTATAA
- a CDS encoding sigma-70 family RNA polymerase sigma factor: MNEKEFETLFKQYKKDIYRIAYTYVNNEADALVIVQESAYQAYISKDKIRDKNKFKSWILNITVNKSKDLLRKNKLISLEDLSNVNTMQAENKESVNIFMENLKALSMDEKNVIVFKVYVESIREKNSGRISFW, encoded by the coding sequence ATAAATGAAAAAGAGTTTGAAACGTTATTTAAACAATATAAAAAAGATATTTACAGGATAGCTTATACCTATGTCAATAACGAGGCCGATGCTTTAGTTATAGTGCAGGAGAGTGCATATCAGGCGTACATATCAAAGGATAAAATCAGAGACAAGAACAAATTCAAGTCATGGATATTAAATATTACGGTAAATAAATCAAAGGATTTGCTGAGGAAAAACAAATTAATTTCATTAGAAGACTTATCAAATGTGAACACAATGCAAGCCGAGAATAAAGAAAGCGTAAATATTTTCATGGAGAATCTAAAAGCATTATCCATGGATGAAAAGAATGTCATTGTTTTCAAGGTTTATGTTGAATCAATCAGAGAAAAAAACAGTGGAAGGATATCCTTTTGGTAA
- a CDS encoding TrkH family potassium uptake protein has product MKKKIKHLSPSQTIMAGFALMILIGAFLLNLPIASKSGNSIGFINALFTATSANCVTGLVVVNTMEHWTLFGKVVILILIQFGALGFMSVMTVAMILMKQQISLRSRQAIQASFNQDNIGGMVKLVKKVVAVTFTIEVIGAVLLMIAFYKETQMKLSEAAFQGIFHSISAFCNAGFDNIGNDSFIPFQSSVPINFIVMTIIIAGGLGFTVWLEIIELLRNKEKRSLRLRIIHMSLHSKIVFSVTGILIIGGMLLFLLFEWSNPDTFGKLHALEKVQAALFQSVTLRTAGFNTVSQGALREISKFISCIFMLIGGSSASTAGGMKTVTIGIIIISMVSVLKGRNKIEVYGRTLPFDLLQKALTVATTMLIVVLVSTILLYFAESSNSFQHSFLDLLFEVCSATGTVGLTTGVTSNISTVGKGVLILCMYLGRLSPVTVVVALNVKLHEGANGINFPEERIIIG; this is encoded by the coding sequence ATGAAAAAGAAAATAAAACATTTATCACCGTCTCAGACAATTATGGCTGGATTTGCTCTTATGATACTTATAGGAGCATTTTTGTTGAATTTACCGATTGCAAGCAAATCAGGGAACAGTATAGGATTTATTAATGCTTTATTTACGGCCACTTCCGCAAACTGTGTTACCGGATTAGTAGTGGTGAATACTATGGAGCACTGGACATTATTTGGCAAAGTTGTAATATTAATATTGATTCAGTTTGGTGCTCTTGGATTTATGTCAGTGATGACAGTTGCAATGATTTTAATGAAGCAACAAATATCTTTAAGAAGCAGGCAAGCAATTCAGGCTTCCTTTAATCAGGATAACATCGGCGGAATGGTAAAGCTCGTAAAAAAGGTGGTTGCCGTTACATTTACCATTGAAGTGATAGGAGCAGTGCTTCTTATGATTGCCTTTTACAAAGAAACGCAAATGAAATTATCAGAAGCGGCTTTTCAAGGAATTTTTCATTCAATATCTGCTTTTTGCAATGCAGGATTTGATAATATCGGTAATGACAGCTTCATTCCTTTTCAGTCCAGTGTACCGATAAATTTTATTGTTATGACGATTATTATAGCCGGCGGGCTTGGATTTACAGTATGGCTGGAGATTATTGAGTTGCTGCGAAATAAAGAGAAAAGGTCTCTCCGGTTAAGAATTATACATATGAGCCTTCACAGCAAAATAGTGTTTTCTGTTACAGGCATTCTGATTATAGGAGGAATGCTGCTATTTTTGCTGTTTGAATGGTCAAATCCTGATACTTTTGGTAAATTACACGCTTTAGAAAAGGTTCAGGCTGCATTATTCCAATCTGTAACACTTCGTACAGCCGGTTTTAATACTGTTTCTCAAGGAGCTCTCAGAGAAATTTCAAAGTTTATATCTTGTATATTTATGTTGATAGGAGGCTCTTCTGCCAGTACAGCGGGTGGGATGAAAACAGTAACAATTGGTATAATTATAATTTCCATGGTTTCTGTTCTGAAGGGACGAAATAAGATTGAGGTTTATGGTCGCACATTGCCGTTTGATTTGCTGCAGAAGGCGTTAACTGTTGCTACAACAATGTTGATTGTAGTACTTGTGTCTACAATACTCCTGTATTTTGCTGAATCATCCAATTCATTTCAGCATTCGTTTTTAGACCTGCTGTTTGAGGTGTGCTCAGCTACAGGTACAGTGGGATTAACTACTGGAGTAACTTCGAATATTTCTACGGTTGGGAAAGGCGTCCTCATTTTGTGTATGTACCTGGGACGTTTGAGTCCGGTCACCGTTGTTGTTGCCCTTAATGTAAAATTACATGAGGGCGCAAATGGCATAAACTTTCCGGAAGAACGAATTATTATTGGATAG
- a CDS encoding TrkA family potassium uptake protein — MIKKYKNKSFAVLGLGRFGMSIIQTLSEYDVNIMACDNDKAKLKLAEEYATHVVRADASDENALKNLGLQNFDVIILAMGEEFEASQIATMIAKESGAKHVIVKARNLRQKKILESIGADSVVLPEHEMGSKLARKMVASNIMDILEDSEYYTITEIKPLDEWLDKSLRQANIRQKHNITILAVRQGEELILPVSPDRIINKEDILIALEEKNK, encoded by the coding sequence ATGATAAAAAAATATAAAAATAAAAGCTTTGCTGTTTTAGGATTAGGGCGTTTTGGAATGAGCATTATTCAAACCCTGTCTGAATATGATGTAAATATTATGGCTTGTGACAATGACAAAGCTAAATTGAAGCTTGCTGAAGAATATGCCACACACGTTGTGAGGGCAGATGCTTCGGATGAAAATGCCCTTAAAAATCTTGGATTGCAAAACTTTGATGTAATTATATTAGCCATGGGCGAAGAATTTGAAGCCTCTCAAATTGCTACAATGATTGCAAAGGAAAGTGGCGCGAAGCATGTTATTGTTAAAGCAAGAAACCTGCGCCAGAAGAAGATATTAGAAAGCATTGGTGCGGATTCGGTTGTTTTGCCTGAACATGAAATGGGTTCGAAGTTAGCGCGAAAAATGGTTGCATCCAACATAATGGATATTCTTGAGGACTCTGAATACTATACCATTACAGAAATAAAGCCTCTTGATGAATGGCTTGACAAATCTTTGCGACAAGCCAATATACGACAGAAGCACAACATAACAATTTTGGCTGTACGGCAAGGAGAAGAATTAATACTGCCTGTATCTCCGGATAGAATAATAAATAAAGAAGATATTTTAATAGCTTTAGAAGAGAAAAATAAATAA
- a CDS encoding Ku protein has translation MVSRKSVITFGMVAIPIAMYTTTRDNDIHFNQLHKEDNSRVRYKKTCAHCGKEITAKDIVKGFEYDKDKYVVITDEEIEKIKTEKEKSIQILHFAQLNQISPVYYDRTYQAAPETGGEKAFELLRTALMDEQKIAIGKTVMGTKDTLMAIIPREDGILISTMFYADDIKELQKPYTKLEVSEQELNMAKILINSMDTPFDPAKYKDEYQARLRGLIETKISGKEVVAAEAENTGKVIDLMDALKASVENAKKNKESA, from the coding sequence ATGGTATCACGTAAATCGGTAATAACTTTCGGGATGGTGGCCATTCCTATTGCAATGTACACAACCACCCGTGACAATGACATACATTTTAACCAGCTTCATAAGGAAGATAACAGCCGCGTTCGCTACAAGAAAACTTGTGCACACTGCGGTAAGGAGATTACTGCAAAAGACATTGTAAAGGGATTTGAATATGACAAGGACAAGTACGTTGTCATAACAGATGAAGAAATTGAAAAAATAAAAACAGAAAAAGAAAAATCCATCCAGATTCTGCACTTTGCTCAATTAAACCAAATTTCTCCGGTGTATTATGACAGAACCTACCAGGCTGCGCCGGAAACTGGAGGGGAGAAAGCCTTTGAACTGCTGCGCACTGCACTTATGGATGAACAGAAGATAGCTATTGGTAAGACAGTAATGGGCACGAAGGACACGCTTATGGCGATTATTCCTCGGGAGGATGGCATACTTATTTCCACTATGTTTTATGCTGACGATATTAAAGAGCTTCAAAAGCCTTATACTAAGCTTGAAGTATCTGAGCAGGAGTTGAATATGGCGAAAATACTCATTAATTCCATGGATACGCCATTTGATCCTGCTAAATATAAGGATGAATACCAGGCAAGGCTTCGGGGGCTTATTGAGACGAAAATTTCAGGAAAAGAGGTTGTTGCCGCTGAGGCAGAAAATACAGGCAAGGTTATAGATCTTATGGATGCTCTAAAGGCTAGTGTTGAAAATGCTAAAAAAAATAAGGAATCCGCGTAA
- the ligD gene encoding DNA ligase D, whose protein sequence is MSEKLGNYNQKRNFERTIEPEGKTEDSGEGLRFVVQHHMARRDHYDLRLEWEGVLLSWAVPKGPSYDTRDKRLAVHVEDHPLEYRNFEGNIPKGEYGGGVVMLWDEGFWEPYGDAAEGLLKGDLKFILKGRRLKGRWALVRWKAKSGEDKDNWLLLKEKDPYANTGEGISKYITSVRTGRTMEEIESGEDEKITKNPFDSVQVQLAKLVGNVPEGENWLYELKYDGFRIVAFVEGNGVRLITRNGNDYAKRFQNVAHSIINWSDGRSMVLDGEMTVTDESGRTDFNALQNYMKNPKFQNLIYIVFDILALDGEDLRERHLIERKKILEDLMKDAPQNLYYSRYVTGSGVESFNVACETGMEGVIGKKIDSVYSGTRNGDWIKLKCDKRQEFVIGGYSLSDKRISGVSSLLLGIYKGDKLLYTGRAGSGISESDMIMLEEKFEGLKRSDSPFINAPKARANEKVTWLEPELAAEIKFAEWTKDNILRQASFKGIRTDKEPKSIKMEKTDEEIQFNLLDEADTEKFMEVNSNSIVVEGIKITNLNKVIFEEPDITKEDVVRYYLNVSKYMLPYVSRRVLSVVRCPKGVSKSCFYKKHPEQNSKGIITVPVSNDSGEEENYFCIENIQGLIYEAQMGTLEFHTWGSCVDELEKPDIMVFDLDPDEGMELSKVRQGVRDVKSILAELSLNSYLKTSGGKGYHVVVPLKPSVTWEVFYDFSKKVAEVMEQKWPDRYTSNVRKAKRKGKIFIDWIRNGRGATSVAPYSLRARSGAKVSMPISWDELDTVDPDGINMSDVLLRIQGNDPWKDFFQNNQRLK, encoded by the coding sequence ATGTCTGAAAAATTAGGAAATTACAATCAAAAAAGGAATTTTGAAAGGACTATTGAGCCGGAGGGAAAAACTGAAGATTCAGGAGAAGGGCTGAGATTTGTTGTCCAACATCATATGGCGCGAAGAGATCACTACGATTTGCGCCTTGAATGGGAAGGGGTTCTCCTAAGCTGGGCGGTTCCAAAGGGACCGTCCTATGATACTCGTGACAAAAGGTTAGCTGTACATGTAGAGGACCACCCGCTTGAATACAGAAATTTTGAGGGAAACATTCCAAAGGGTGAATACGGCGGCGGTGTGGTTATGCTTTGGGATGAAGGGTTTTGGGAACCTTACGGAGATGCAGCTGAAGGTTTGCTTAAAGGTGATTTGAAATTTATTCTGAAAGGCAGGAGACTTAAAGGAAGGTGGGCCTTGGTTCGCTGGAAAGCTAAATCCGGCGAGGATAAAGATAATTGGCTTTTATTGAAAGAAAAGGACCCTTATGCTAATACAGGTGAAGGCATATCGAAGTATATAACCAGCGTGAGAACGGGTCGCACAATGGAGGAGATTGAGAGCGGAGAAGATGAAAAAATTACAAAAAATCCATTTGACTCTGTTCAGGTCCAGCTTGCTAAGCTAGTTGGTAATGTACCTGAAGGCGAGAACTGGCTATATGAATTGAAATATGACGGTTTTAGGATAGTTGCTTTTGTAGAAGGAAATGGTGTGCGCTTAATAACCAGAAATGGTAATGATTATGCAAAGAGATTTCAAAATGTGGCACATTCTATTATTAATTGGTCTGACGGAAGATCCATGGTGCTTGACGGCGAAATGACTGTTACTGACGAATCGGGCAGAACTGATTTTAATGCTCTTCAAAACTATATGAAAAATCCAAAATTTCAAAATTTGATATATATTGTATTTGACATTTTGGCATTGGATGGGGAAGATCTTCGAGAGCGGCACTTAATCGAAAGAAAAAAAATACTTGAAGACTTAATGAAGGATGCTCCACAAAATCTGTACTATAGCCGTTATGTGACAGGAAGCGGAGTTGAAAGCTTTAATGTTGCCTGCGAAACAGGTATGGAAGGGGTAATCGGAAAGAAAATCGATTCGGTATACAGCGGCACAAGAAATGGTGACTGGATTAAATTAAAATGCGACAAAAGACAGGAATTTGTGATAGGAGGGTACTCTCTCTCTGATAAAAGGATAAGCGGAGTAAGTTCACTTCTTCTTGGCATTTACAAAGGAGATAAATTACTATACACCGGTCGTGCCGGTTCAGGAATAAGTGAATCTGATATGATAATGCTCGAGGAAAAATTTGAAGGGTTGAAAAGGAGTGATTCGCCTTTTATAAATGCTCCTAAAGCCAGGGCGAATGAAAAGGTAACATGGCTTGAGCCTGAGCTTGCAGCTGAAATAAAGTTTGCCGAGTGGACAAAAGACAATATTTTAAGGCAGGCAAGCTTTAAAGGTATTAGGACTGACAAAGAACCTAAGAGCATAAAAATGGAGAAAACGGATGAGGAAATACAGTTTAATCTTCTTGATGAAGCAGATACGGAGAAATTTATGGAAGTAAATTCAAACAGCATTGTTGTTGAAGGGATAAAAATTACCAACCTCAACAAGGTTATATTTGAAGAACCAGATATTACAAAGGAGGATGTAGTTAGATACTATTTAAATGTATCAAAGTACATGCTGCCGTATGTAAGCCGACGGGTGCTCAGTGTAGTGCGCTGTCCTAAAGGAGTTTCAAAGTCCTGCTTTTATAAAAAGCATCCGGAGCAGAACAGCAAAGGAATAATTACAGTGCCGGTTTCAAACGACAGCGGAGAAGAGGAAAATTATTTTTGTATTGAGAATATACAAGGTCTTATATACGAGGCACAGATGGGCACATTGGAATTTCATACATGGGGAAGCTGTGTTGACGAGCTTGAAAAGCCGGATATAATGGTATTTGACCTGGATCCGGATGAGGGAATGGAGTTGAGCAAAGTGCGTCAGGGTGTGAGAGATGTTAAAAGCATTCTTGCCGAACTGTCTTTGAATTCATATCTCAAGACCAGCGGAGGTAAGGGGTACCATGTGGTTGTTCCTCTAAAACCATCTGTTACATGGGAAGTTTTTTATGATTTTTCAAAGAAGGTTGCTGAGGTCATGGAGCAAAAGTGGCCGGACCGCTACACAAGCAATGTGAGAAAAGCTAAGCGCAAGGGCAAAATATTTATTGATTGGATTAGAAACGGAAGAGGCGCAACGAGTGTTGCTCCGTATTCACTGAGGGCCAGAAGTGGAGCCAAGGTATCCATGCCAATTTCATGGGATGAACTTGACACGGTCGATCCCGATGGCATAAATATGTCTGACGTGCTTTTAAGAATTCAAGGAAATGATCCGTGGAAGGATTTTTTTCAGAATAACCAGAGGCTTAAATAA
- a CDS encoding GFA family protein, with amino-acid sequence MIYKGSCLCGEITFEIEGDFENFFLCHCERCRKDTGSAHASNLFSTTAKLRWLSGQNKAKTFNYKSEGHIKSFCPNCGSALPNIQFDGKLLVVPAGSIDSVIQMKPQGHIYCANKASWDNDLEKVPKYEELPNL; translated from the coding sequence ATGATATATAAGGGATCATGTCTTTGCGGTGAAATTACTTTTGAAATAGAAGGTGACTTTGAAAATTTTTTTCTTTGTCATTGTGAACGATGCCGTAAGGATACAGGCTCAGCTCATGCGTCTAATTTGTTTTCTACTACAGCCAAGTTAAGATGGCTGTCAGGGCAAAATAAGGCTAAGACTTTTAACTATAAGTCGGAAGGGCATATAAAAAGCTTTTGCCCTAATTGTGGGTCAGCACTTCCGAATATTCAGTTTGATGGAAAATTACTAGTTGTTCCTGCAGGGTCTATTGACAGTGTCATACAAATGAAACCGCAAGGCCACATTTACTGCGCGAACAAAGCAAGCTGGGATAATGACTTAGAGAAAGTCCCAAAGTATGAAGAACTGCCAAATTTATAA
- a CDS encoding MBL fold metallo-hydrolase, with translation MKVEKVKNRNFVFTYSVPDGWDLNLHLIKGSKNNYVIDTGLGSLSVKPILEHIRGDNKPVIVINTHYHWDHVWGNNSFPDSVIISHSLCREMIDSSWEKTMQRYKDLVRGEVKKLLPNITFENELNFPEDKVRIIYTPGHTIDSISVIDEEDRVLNAGDNIGDTVDDIVPNLDCEREIYIKTLKKYDSIDFDVCISGHNVILGSSVTKKIMSKLD, from the coding sequence ATGAAAGTTGAAAAGGTTAAAAACAGAAATTTTGTATTTACATACAGCGTTCCGGATGGTTGGGATCTGAACTTACATTTGATAAAGGGCAGTAAAAATAACTACGTTATTGATACCGGTCTTGGGTCATTAAGTGTTAAACCAATATTAGAGCATATTAGAGGAGATAATAAGCCGGTTATTGTAATAAACACACATTATCACTGGGACCACGTATGGGGCAACAACAGTTTCCCGGATTCGGTTATAATATCTCACAGCCTGTGCAGGGAAATGATAGATTCAAGCTGGGAAAAAACAATGCAAAGATACAAGGACTTAGTGAGAGGCGAGGTGAAGAAGCTATTGCCCAACATTACATTTGAAAATGAATTGAATTTTCCGGAGGATAAAGTCAGAATTATATATACTCCCGGGCATACTATAGATTCAATAAGCGTTATTGATGAAGAAGACAGGGTTTTAAATGCCGGAGACAATATAGGAGATACGGTTGATGATATAGTTCCTAATTTGGATTGTGAAAGGGAAATATATATAAAAACGCTGAAGAAATATGATTCCATTGATTTTGATGTTTGTATTTCGGGTCATAACGTTATTCTTGGCAGCAGTGTTACGAAAAAAATTATGTCAAAGCTTGATTAA
- the rsmB gene encoding 16S rRNA (cytosine(967)-C(5))-methyltransferase RsmB, translating to MDNNYRSQVVETLKKIFKNKSYSNIVINNDVKNIDVRYLSLYRRTVLGVVENLIFIDWIINEVSTVRTKKMELDVLTVLRIAVYQIFFMDKSHENAVVNESVQYIKDKGNIRASKFVNAVLRNILRSREKLICKMEELSQDEYLSVKYSYPMELVKRWKLQFGKDNLEKVLVANNAEAPLEIRVNTLKISRDKLIEIFEKKGIKAHKCRYANKGIVVENPFEMDKTEEYRCGLFSVQSESSMLAGQILNPDENSFVVDLCSAPGGKSLNVAEMMNNKGKILSRDIYGGKLPLIDRETERLGISIIETQEFDAMKLDSSLIGMADFVIADVPCSGLGIIRRKPEIKYKNIKEDVKNISKIQYKILENASKYLKTNGCMVYSTCTTEIKENIELVNKFLNNNKEFKLVDISGSIDEYFTTAKNGYIEIYPHIHSMDGFFIAKIERV from the coding sequence ATGGATAACAACTATAGATCACAGGTCGTTGAGACTTTAAAGAAAATATTTAAGAATAAATCCTATTCAAACATAGTAATTAACAATGATGTGAAAAATATAGACGTCAGATATTTGTCGCTGTACAGAAGAACGGTTCTTGGGGTTGTTGAAAATCTAATATTTATTGACTGGATAATCAATGAGGTTTCAACTGTAAGGACTAAGAAGATGGAGCTGGATGTATTGACAGTTCTAAGAATTGCTGTTTATCAAATATTTTTTATGGACAAATCTCATGAAAATGCAGTGGTAAATGAAAGTGTACAATACATAAAGGATAAGGGAAACATAAGAGCTTCAAAATTTGTAAATGCAGTCTTAAGGAATATATTGCGAAGCAGGGAGAAGCTTATTTGTAAAATGGAAGAGCTTTCTCAGGATGAATATTTAAGCGTCAAATATTCATATCCTATGGAGCTAGTGAAAAGGTGGAAATTACAGTTTGGTAAGGATAATCTTGAGAAGGTATTAGTTGCTAACAATGCTGAAGCACCTTTGGAAATAAGGGTTAATACGTTAAAGATTTCAAGAGATAAGCTTATTGAAATATTTGAAAAAAAGGGAATTAAAGCACACAAATGCAGGTATGCTAACAAGGGTATAGTTGTTGAAAATCCTTTTGAGATGGATAAAACAGAGGAATACAGGTGCGGATTGTTTTCTGTACAAAGCGAAAGTTCTATGCTAGCAGGGCAAATTTTAAATCCTGATGAAAACAGCTTTGTTGTAGACTTGTGTTCTGCCCCGGGAGGGAAATCATTAAACGTTGCAGAAATGATGAACAACAAAGGGAAGATATTAAGCAGAGATATATACGGAGGTAAGTTACCTCTTATAGACAGGGAAACTGAAAGGCTTGGTATCAGTATAATTGAAACCCAGGAGTTTGATGCCATGAAGCTGGATAGCTCATTAATCGGCATGGCTGACTTTGTAATAGCAGATGTGCCGTGCTCCGGCCTGGGGATAATAAGACGAAAGCCTGAAATTAAATATAAGAACATAAAAGAGGATGTCAAAAATATTAGCAAAATTCAGTATAAAATACTGGAAAATGCCTCAAAATATTTGAAAACTAACGGGTGTATGGTTTACTCAACATGTACTACAGAAATAAAAGAAAATATAGAATTGGTAAACAAATTCTTAAATAATAACAAAGAGTTTAAGTTGGTGGATATTTCCGGCAGTATTGATGAATATTTTACTACTGCCAAGAATGGATATATAGAAATATATCCGCATATACACAGTATGGACGGCTTTTTTATTGCGAAAATAGAAAGAGTATGA
- the rlmN gene encoding 23S rRNA (adenine(2503)-C(2))-methyltransferase RlmN, whose protein sequence is MKKIDNMSFDELESALVELGEPKFKAKQIFDWIHNKLTDDFEGLLNVSKKTREKLRSILEFTGAAIELKLESKLDETKKYVIKFEDGNVAESVFLKYKFGNTACISSEVGCKMGCLFCASTKNGFVRSLTTAEMLKQIYLIQKDTNEKITNVVIMGSGEPLDNYDNVLKFMRIINDERGQNISMRKITLSTCGIVPKIYNLADEGIPVTLAISLHAPTQEKREKILPIAKKYNLSQLMKACDYYVEKTGRRLTFEYIMIRGFNDGTEDAELLSGMLKGRLANVNLIPCNYVKEADIMPSKNEDIERFKKILSDRGINATVRRELGSDINAACGQLRNNYLKM, encoded by the coding sequence ATGAAAAAAATTGATAATATGAGCTTTGATGAGCTGGAAAGTGCTCTTGTTGAATTAGGCGAGCCGAAATTTAAAGCAAAACAAATTTTTGACTGGATACATAATAAATTGACGGATGATTTTGAAGGCCTGCTGAATGTGTCAAAAAAAACAAGAGAAAAATTAAGAAGTATATTAGAATTTACAGGGGCAGCAATAGAGTTAAAGCTTGAATCAAAGCTTGATGAAACTAAAAAATATGTTATTAAGTTTGAGGACGGCAATGTTGCGGAAAGTGTATTTTTAAAATATAAATTTGGTAATACAGCATGCATTTCATCTGAGGTGGGATGTAAGATGGGCTGTCTTTTTTGTGCATCAACAAAAAATGGTTTTGTAAGAAGTCTGACAACAGCTGAAATGCTGAAGCAAATATATTTAATTCAAAAAGATACAAATGAAAAAATTACAAATGTTGTTATAATGGGTTCAGGTGAACCTCTTGACAATTATGATAATGTTCTTAAATTTATGAGGATTATTAACGATGAAAGAGGACAAAATATTTCCATGCGAAAAATTACTCTTTCTACATGTGGTATAGTTCCTAAAATTTATAACCTTGCAGATGAAGGAATACCGGTAACTCTTGCTATTTCTCTTCATGCTCCAACACAGGAAAAAAGGGAAAAAATACTTCCTATTGCAAAAAAATATAATTTATCCCAGCTGATGAAAGCCTGTGATTATTACGTGGAGAAAACAGGGAGAAGGCTTACGTTCGAATATATTATGATAAGAGGATTCAATGACGGGACGGAGGATGCAGAACTTCTTTCAGGAATGTTAAAGGGAAGGCTAGCAAATGTGAACTTAATTCCCTGCAATTATGTTAAGGAAGCAGATATTATGCCGTCTAAAAATGAGGATATAGAAAGATTCAAAAAAATTCTGTCCGACAGAGGTATTAACGCAACTGTAAGGAGAGAGCTTGGAAGTGACATTAATGCTGCTTGCGGCCAACTTAGAAATAATTATCTAAAAATGTGA
- a CDS encoding Stp1/IreP family PP2C-type Ser/Thr phosphatase, translating to MRVYCETNKGLMRENNEDNLIVEESDRFNLYAVADGMGGHKAGEVASSIAIDTIREIFKKNNKREDFKAPSFIIQSIDKANEKIRQESQSKEECSGMGTTITMVIVDLSLNIAYVGNVGDSRAYLIRNNEIIQVTEDHTYVHELFKDGKISFDEAKHHPKRNVITRAVGSEEYVHADIFEIELFSDDIILLCTDGLTTHLTDDKILSTIKEFGCSESVQRLIKFANDNGGTDNITVIIVDNITRGEGYDR from the coding sequence ATGAGGGTATACTGCGAAACAAATAAAGGTTTAATGCGCGAAAATAATGAAGACAATTTAATAGTTGAAGAATCTGACAGGTTTAACCTTTATGCTGTTGCTGACGGAATGGGTGGACATAAAGCTGGTGAAGTTGCAAGTTCCATTGCTATTGATACTATAAGGGAAATATTTAAGAAAAACAACAAAAGGGAAGATTTTAAAGCTCCCTCATTTATTATTCAAAGTATTGATAAGGCTAATGAAAAAATAAGGCAGGAATCCCAATCAAAGGAAGAATGTTCCGGGATGGGTACAACTATTACCATGGTGATTGTAGACCTGTCATTAAATATTGCTTACGTAGGAAATGTGGGCGACAGCAGAGCATATTTAATTAGAAATAATGAAATTATTCAAGTTACTGAGGATCATACGTATGTTCATGAGCTGTTTAAGGATGGAAAGATATCATTTGACGAAGCAAAACATCATCCTAAAAGAAATGTTATTACAAGGGCTGTAGGGAGCGAAGAATATGTACATGCAGATATATTTGAAATAGAGCTCTTTAGTGATGACATAATTTTGCTGTGCACCGACGGCTTGACAACACATTTGACAGATGACAAAATCTTAAGCACTATTAAAGAATTCGGGTGTTCAGAGAGTGTACAAAGATTAATAAAATTTGCCAATGATAATGGAGGAACTGATAATATTACCGTCATTATTGTTGATAATATCACTAGAGGTGAAGGATATGATAGGTAA